One Halarcobacter ebronensis genomic window carries:
- a CDS encoding NAD(P)/FAD-dependent oxidoreductase produces the protein MHKGKKIVFDIAIIGAGASGLMLASNLKNQNICIIDSNSKIGEKIRVSGGAKCNITNEKVKASNYLGDKSFCENILKNFSNKELLNFLNQNGVHPKINPKIVKGTYFCNSSKDVIEMFSKLTTHVKKYLDTKVLDIEYDRDFTIITAKNTIKAKRVVVASGGLSYESLGASSFAFDIAKKFGHTLANTKPALVGFTVQKEQFWFKNLSGISTPVEIKVDNKSFFGSLLFAHKGCSGPAVLNSSLYWQKGKIVIDFLPNKKIGSFLQGNKKISTALPLPKRFLSEFLTSISLEDKSVNSLSKEEKNKLELLKNYQFSPAGTFGYTKAEVTSGGILLDEIDNSTFESKKQNRLFFIGECLDLTGELGGYNFQIVFSEAILCSKHLNSEVKDS, from the coding sequence ATGCATAAAGGAAAAAAAATAGTATTTGATATCGCAATAATAGGTGCAGGAGCAAGTGGTTTAATGCTTGCATCCAATTTAAAAAACCAAAATATCTGCATAATTGATTCAAACTCAAAAATTGGCGAAAAAATAAGAGTTAGTGGTGGAGCAAAATGCAATATAACAAATGAAAAAGTAAAAGCTTCTAACTATTTAGGTGATAAAAGTTTCTGTGAAAATATTCTAAAAAACTTTTCAAATAAAGAGCTTTTAAATTTTTTAAATCAAAATGGCGTTCATCCTAAAATAAATCCAAAAATTGTAAAAGGAACATACTTTTGTAACTCATCAAAAGATGTAATAGAGATGTTCTCAAAACTAACAACCCATGTAAAAAAATATTTAGATACAAAAGTTTTAGATATTGAATATGATAGAGATTTTACAATTATAACCGCAAAAAATACAATCAAAGCAAAAAGAGTTGTTGTAGCAAGTGGTGGTTTATCTTATGAGAGTTTAGGAGCCTCTTCTTTTGCTTTTGATATTGCAAAAAAGTTTGGGCATACACTAGCAAATACAAAACCAGCACTTGTTGGATTTACAGTTCAAAAAGAGCAGTTTTGGTTTAAAAACTTAAGTGGTATTTCAACTCCTGTTGAGATAAAAGTGGATAATAAAAGTTTTTTTGGAAGTTTACTTTTTGCCCACAAAGGTTGTTCTGGACCAGCAGTATTAAATAGCTCTTTATATTGGCAAAAAGGAAAAATTGTAATTGATTTTTTACCTAATAAAAAGATTGGAAGTTTTTTACAAGGAAATAAAAAAATAAGTACAGCTTTACCTCTTCCAAAAAGATTCTTAAGTGAGTTTTTAACTTCAATCTCTTTAGAAGATAAAAGTGTGAATAGTTTAAGCAAAGAGGAAAAAAATAAACTTGAATTATTGAAAAATTATCAGTTTAGTCCAGCTGGAACCTTTGGATACACAAAAGCAGAAGTTACAAGTGGAGGAATTTTACTCGATGAAATTGATAATAGCACCTTTGAAAGTAAAAAACAAAATAGATTATTTTTTATTGGTGAATGCCTTGATCTGACGGGAGAATTAGGGGGGTATAATTTTCAAATAGTCTTCTCAGAGGCAATACTTTGTTCAAAACACCTAAACAGTGAAGTTAAAGATTCATAA
- a CDS encoding methyl-accepting chemotaxis protein produces MFFSNTKIKDEEISKLKKEIENLKLEISKRDEKVAHLEAQNAKAVTKDEFDLLKNELQLYKGCVGFSQSEGLLLFDKNNHLLFKNKNAKNHEVDEAVVLKAIEEKLDTVVLNDCEASIVTKNVNNYKIVSLKQTSIHDKKDGSLLERHNKNMTNSLTTTQNTYLVLLDELKSMMIESKETAEGSTNGLNLTNSIVNDTEKLHNEIKLEHEIVNSLVAKSKDISDVINIIQEIAFQTNILSLNAAVEAATAGEAGKGFAVVAQEVRNLANRSAEAATQIKTVVDSIQSETNKIKTSSENVSVVVNETKDRVLVLSDLMNGFQKNSNRAVFEVESISNRIFINLAKLDHVIYKNNLYQLIFGGAHNFNPVDHHNCRLGKWYETGLGKEQFSMVPSYKNLEKHHSVVHNEANSLAKECSGHSVSCSKKLIEEKVDLVESASENVFVYLDKILDEKNNLIMRDAAEKLFDN; encoded by the coding sequence ATGTTTTTCTCAAATACAAAAATAAAAGATGAGGAGATATCAAAGCTTAAAAAAGAGATAGAAAATCTTAAACTTGAGATATCAAAAAGGGATGAAAAAGTTGCACACCTTGAAGCGCAGAATGCAAAAGCTGTAACAAAAGATGAGTTTGATTTACTTAAAAATGAACTGCAATTATACAAAGGATGTGTAGGTTTCTCACAATCAGAAGGGCTTCTTTTATTTGATAAAAACAATCACTTACTTTTTAAAAATAAAAATGCAAAAAATCATGAAGTTGACGAAGCTGTAGTTTTAAAAGCAATCGAAGAGAAGTTAGATACAGTTGTTTTAAATGATTGTGAAGCTTCAATTGTCACAAAAAATGTAAATAACTATAAAATAGTATCTTTAAAACAGACTTCAATTCATGATAAAAAAGATGGAAGTTTGTTAGAGAGACACAATAAAAATATGACAAACTCTCTTACAACCACGCAAAATACTTATTTAGTTTTACTTGATGAACTTAAATCTATGATGATAGAATCAAAAGAGACAGCAGAAGGTTCAACAAATGGACTTAATCTTACAAATAGTATAGTTAATGATACAGAGAAATTGCATAATGAAATTAAACTTGAACACGAAATTGTAAATTCACTTGTTGCAAAGAGTAAAGATATCTCTGATGTAATTAATATTATTCAAGAGATAGCTTTTCAAACAAACATTTTATCTTTAAATGCAGCAGTTGAAGCAGCAACGGCAGGGGAAGCGGGAAAAGGTTTTGCAGTTGTTGCCCAAGAGGTTAGAAATCTTGCAAATAGATCAGCTGAAGCAGCAACTCAAATTAAAACTGTTGTTGACTCAATTCAAAGTGAAACAAACAAAATCAAAACAAGCTCTGAAAATGTTTCTGTGGTTGTAAATGAGACAAAAGATAGAGTTCTAGTTTTAAGTGATTTAATGAATGGTTTTCAAAAAAATTCAAATAGAGCTGTTTTTGAGGTGGAGAGTATTTCAAATAGAATCTTTATCAACTTAGCTAAATTAGACCATGTTATTTATAAAAACAATCTATATCAATTAATTTTTGGTGGAGCGCATAACTTTAATCCTGTTGATCATCATAATTGTAGATTAGGTAAATGGTACGAAACAGGACTTGGTAAAGAGCAGTTTAGTATGGTTCCATCTTATAAAAATTTAGAAAAACACCATTCAGTTGTACATAATGAAGCAAACTCTTTGGCAAAAGAGTGTTCAGGGCACTCTGTATCTTGTTCTAAAAAACTTATTGAAGAGAAAGTAGATTTAGTTGAAAGTGCAAGTGAAAATGTATTTGTTTATTTGGATAAAATTTTAGATGAGAAAAACAATCTAATAATGAGAGATGCTGCAGAAAAACTTTTTGATAATTAA
- a CDS encoding response regulator produces MSEKIYEIAVIDDELEILKMIQKYLEKSAKYKVTTFSNPVVAVNSIEKGKFDLILLDIMMPQMNGLEALEKIMEKNPSQKVCMMTAYSTLDKVLKSHKEGATNYVMKPFSSLQALESKVQKILVD; encoded by the coding sequence ATGAGTGAAAAAATTTATGAAATTGCTGTAATTGATGATGAACTAGAGATATTAAAAATGATTCAAAAATATTTGGAAAAGAGTGCAAAATATAAAGTTACAACATTCTCAAATCCAGTAGTAGCTGTTAATTCAATTGAAAAAGGAAAGTTTGACCTTATTTTATTGGATATTATGATGCCTCAAATGAATGGACTTGAAGCATTAGAGAAAATAATGGAAAAAAATCCTTCTCAAAAAGTTTGTATGATGACGGCATACTCTACCTTAGACAAAGTTCTAAAGTCGCACAAAGAGGGTGCAACAAATTATGTAATGAAACCTTTCTCTTCTCTTCAAGCATTAGAGAGTAAGGTTCAAAAGATATTAGTTGATTAA
- a CDS encoding PAS domain-containing protein, with product MSIKRYINVYTLLAIFSILLIIIGIRDIENRKKEHILTKYYFETTKKYKDYLNGVEEYSDIYFFNHIYKNSELIALLKSEDKDRFTKIDKLLKDSYSFFKNYYIKGISLYKKDYNLIFSSFGKYEIIPTHREFLDNYLQEKNSQITLASYGIYLNFLKPVFDDKYNLLAIFESSIDLPKYLHNLSLNQELSTQLIFSKNILDSLNKKAFENYQEYNLDSNYVYEKSFYSSRVDNLNLSLNRNDLKRGFASNRIFSVFYENQDLEYIKIFLPIIDTKSNNKLGYFVVDRKADEYAHLAFKYDLISITIALFALMFGLFIYFYNLKKSKCLIIQRKLQEITKSIDKYVIIAETDLQGIITYASEAFCKISGYKKSEIIGRPISIIRNPDISKNFFEKMWYKISKGDIWEGEVKNLDKNGNSYWERGNITPIYNNDESEVIGYRAIKVNITDEKQLQKVNSLLKKELFLRLNEIKTMDKLKVDESKIKLMSRILDTFSNEWKKPISNINASLLDFDSRVDKAKYTKKDLKDFIFLLKDEIRLLSKNLNEFRKLFIEDEDNDKFNVYGLINSVFESVSSKEVQLSLVGSKEIEIYGIYHDLKKVIFGIITNSLDAFHSKNISNGKIQITLSEENKKVLIKIKDNAGGVEKEILPKIFDYNFSTKYYTKVDGLPLYLAKLIIEKSNGKIWAENEDDGCSFFIELDINEREKESKRVL from the coding sequence ATGTCTATTAAGAGATATATAAATGTTTATACTCTCTTAGCTATTTTTTCAATACTTCTTATAATAATAGGTATAAGAGATATTGAAAATAGAAAAAAAGAGCATATACTAACAAAATACTATTTTGAAACTACCAAAAAGTATAAAGACTATTTAAATGGTGTAGAAGAGTATAGCGATATATATTTTTTTAATCATATTTATAAAAACAGTGAACTTATAGCTCTTCTTAAAAGTGAAGACAAAGATAGGTTTACAAAGATTGATAAACTTTTAAAAGATAGTTATAGTTTTTTCAAAAACTACTATATAAAGGGAATCTCTTTATATAAGAAAGATTACAATCTCATTTTTAGTAGTTTTGGCAAATATGAAATAATACCTACACATAGAGAATTCCTTGATAACTATTTACAAGAGAAAAACAGTCAAATAACTTTGGCTTCATATGGTATTTATTTAAATTTTCTAAAACCTGTTTTTGATGATAAATATAATCTGCTAGCAATCTTTGAAAGTTCAATTGATTTACCTAAATATTTACACAATCTAAGTTTAAATCAAGAGCTCTCTACGCAACTTATTTTTAGTAAAAATATTTTAGATAGTCTAAATAAAAAAGCCTTTGAAAACTATCAGGAATACAATCTTGATTCAAATTATGTTTATGAAAAATCTTTTTATAGTAGTAGAGTTGATAATCTAAATTTATCTTTAAATAGAAATGATTTAAAAAGAGGATTTGCAAGCAATAGAATATTTTCTGTTTTTTATGAAAATCAAGATTTGGAATATATAAAAATATTTTTGCCAATAATTGATACAAAGAGTAATAATAAACTTGGCTATTTTGTTGTGGATAGAAAAGCAGATGAATATGCACATTTAGCTTTTAAATATGATTTGATTTCAATCACAATAGCCCTTTTTGCACTAATGTTTGGTCTGTTTATCTATTTTTATAATCTTAAAAAGAGTAAATGTTTAATAATACAGAGAAAACTTCAAGAGATAACAAAAAGTATTGATAAATATGTGATTATAGCTGAGACAGATTTACAAGGGATAATAACCTATGCCTCTGAAGCTTTTTGCAAAATTAGTGGTTATAAAAAGAGTGAAATAATAGGTAGACCAATAAGTATAATAAGAAACCCAGATATCTCTAAAAACTTTTTTGAAAAGATGTGGTATAAGATTTCCAAAGGTGATATTTGGGAAGGTGAAGTGAAAAATCTGGATAAGAATGGAAATTCTTATTGGGAAAGAGGGAATATTACTCCTATATATAATAATGATGAATCAGAGGTGATTGGTTATAGGGCAATCAAAGTTAATATTACAGATGAAAAACAACTTCAAAAAGTTAATTCTTTGCTTAAAAAAGAGCTTTTTTTGAGACTAAATGAGATTAAAACGATGGATAAGTTAAAAGTTGATGAATCAAAAATTAAACTTATGAGTAGAATTTTAGACACTTTTTCAAATGAGTGGAAAAAACCAATCTCAAATATAAATGCAAGTCTTTTAGATTTTGATAGTAGAGTTGATAAGGCAAAATATACAAAAAAAGATTTGAAAGATTTTATTTTTTTATTAAAAGATGAGATTAGACTTTTATCAAAAAACTTAAATGAGTTTAGAAAATTATTTATTGAAGATGAAGATAATGATAAATTTAATGTGTATGGGCTAATAAATTCTGTATTTGAATCAGTCTCTAGTAAAGAAGTACAACTCTCTTTGGTGGGCTCAAAAGAGATAGAAATTTATGGAATTTATCATGACTTAAAAAAAGTTATTTTTGGAATAATAACTAACTCTTTAGATGCTTTTCATTCTAAAAATATAAGTAATGGAAAAATTCAAATAACGCTAAGTGAAGAGAATAAAAAAGTTTTAATCAAAATAAAAGATAATGCAGGAGGAGTAGAAAAAGAGATTCTCCCAAAAATCTTTGATTATAATTTTAGTACGAAGTATTATACAAAAGTTGATGGGTTACCCCTTTATCTTGCAAAACTTATAATAGAGAAATCAAATGGAAAAATTTGGGCAGAGAATGAAGATGATGGATGTAGCTTTTTTATTGAGTTAGATATTAATGAAAGAGAAAAAGAGAGTAAGAGAGTATTATGA
- a CDS encoding Spy/CpxP family protein refolding chaperone: MKNKLLLSVALTGLLGTGLFAYGNGMPGMQNGGMPSPMGMCNAKMKMGKPFMGHGIISLLRELNLTPEQMNEIALLRQEMFKNRVKPSTAFTKNSFDEDKYLELMKQQRDNMLESRAKMVGKIYKILTPEQKEQLKVLMDLRDNRMPPISPMMNR; encoded by the coding sequence ATGAAAAATAAACTTTTACTCTCTGTAGCACTTACAGGATTATTAGGAACTGGACTTTTTGCTTATGGTAATGGAATGCCAGGAATGCAAAATGGTGGTATGCCTTCACCTATGGGTATGTGCAATGCTAAAATGAAAATGGGAAAACCATTTATGGGTCATGGAATTATCTCTTTATTAAGAGAATTAAATTTAACTCCTGAGCAAATGAATGAGATTGCTTTATTAAGACAAGAGATGTTTAAAAATAGAGTAAAACCATCAACAGCATTTACTAAAAATAGTTTTGATGAAGATAAATATCTTGAGTTAATGAAACAACAAAGAGATAATATGTTAGAATCAAGAGCAAAAATGGTTGGTAAAATTTACAAAATTTTGACTCCTGAACAAAAAGAGCAGTTAAAAGTTTTGATGGATTTAAGAGATAATAGAATGCCTCCAATCTCTCCAATGATGAATAGATAA
- a CDS encoding response regulator transcription factor, with protein sequence MIKIAMVEDDLELAEVLTQYLKQYNIEVTNYEEPFLALSSLRIKKYDLIILDLTLPGMDGLDVCKEIVKNFNIPIIISSARSDITDKVTALQLGADDYLPKPYNPRELEVRIKTILRRFNNNSEDIKEEKVKLFHLDMDKKEITKNGKYIKLTAAEYEVLSLMMKREGFVISRDDIFENSDLLNSDYDSSGSLAVIINRIRHKIEDNPKEPKYLHTIRGMGYKFTNE encoded by the coding sequence TTGATAAAAATTGCTATGGTAGAAGATGATTTAGAACTAGCAGAAGTTTTAACTCAATACTTAAAGCAGTATAATATTGAAGTAACTAACTATGAAGAGCCATTTTTGGCTCTTAGTAGTCTTAGAATAAAGAAGTATGATTTAATTATACTTGATTTAACACTTCCTGGAATGGACGGACTTGATGTTTGTAAAGAGATAGTTAAAAACTTTAATATCCCAATTATAATATCTAGTGCAAGAAGTGATATAACTGACAAAGTCACAGCTTTACAGCTTGGAGCTGATGATTATCTACCAAAACCATACAATCCAAGAGAACTTGAAGTTAGAATAAAAACAATACTTAGAAGATTTAATAATAACAGTGAAGATATAAAAGAGGAAAAAGTAAAACTATTCCACCTAGATATGGATAAAAAAGAGATTACAAAAAATGGTAAATATATTAAATTGACTGCTGCTGAATATGAGGTTTTATCTTTAATGATGAAAAGAGAAGGTTTTGTAATAAGTAGAGACGATATTTTTGAAAACTCAGATTTATTAAATTCAGATTACGATAGTTCAGGTTCACTAGCTGTAATTATAAACAGAATAAGACATAAAATAGAAGATAATCCAAAAGAGCCTAAATATCTACATACAATAAGAGGAATGGGGTATAAGTTTACAAATGAATAG
- a CDS encoding ArsS family sensor histidine kinase: MNRQSIFFTITISFIISIILVIISFSILMIVNEKRVEHYLFEKYRPVAQMVMRYHFRKDIENKKFTEDLKSVNFDLITNRDIINKISYNPDTEVLAQREFKNILFRVLKLKDKQYLYLKKRNILFLIEDKEETTTDPKIYIILGFVIVLIALILSFLVTLRKLIPLKILKDKVSTLGDENFDFECCDTNRKDEVSLLAKEFKRSAKKLQNLKEARNVFIRNIMHELKTPITKGKFLTELERNEENYEKLKEVFNRLETLINEFASIEELISSSKILEKKNYFINDIVDNAKDILMLDDNLVIEKYQNIKLEINYKLFSIAVKNLIDNAIKYSDDKKVMISNEDENLIFENSGKPLEYSLESYYEPFFANEDKQKNSFGLGLYIVSNILRANNYHLEYEYKDNKNIFKCIKEKK; encoded by the coding sequence ATGAATAGACAATCAATATTTTTTACAATTACAATAAGTTTTATAATTTCAATTATTCTTGTGATAATCAGTTTTTCTATTTTAATGATAGTAAATGAAAAAAGAGTTGAACACTATCTTTTTGAAAAATATAGACCCGTTGCACAAATGGTTATGCGATACCATTTTAGAAAAGATATAGAAAATAAAAAATTTACAGAAGATCTAAAATCAGTAAATTTTGATTTGATTACAAATAGAGACATAATAAATAAAATCTCTTATAACCCAGATACAGAAGTTCTTGCCCAAAGGGAGTTTAAAAATATACTTTTTAGAGTATTAAAACTAAAAGATAAACAATATTTGTATCTTAAAAAAAGAAATATTCTATTTTTAATTGAGGATAAAGAGGAAACAACAACAGATCCAAAAATATATATTATATTAGGTTTCGTAATTGTCTTAATTGCACTTATTTTATCTTTTCTAGTAACTCTTAGAAAACTTATACCTCTTAAAATTTTAAAAGACAAAGTAAGTACTTTAGGTGATGAAAATTTTGATTTTGAGTGTTGTGATACAAATAGAAAAGATGAGGTCTCTTTGCTTGCAAAAGAGTTTAAAAGAAGTGCCAAAAAACTCCAAAATCTTAAAGAGGCAAGAAATGTATTTATAAGAAATATAATGCATGAACTAAAAACTCCAATTACAAAAGGTAAGTTTTTAACTGAGCTTGAGAGAAATGAAGAGAACTATGAAAAATTAAAAGAGGTATTTAACAGATTAGAGACTTTAATTAATGAGTTTGCTTCAATAGAAGAGTTAATTTCATCTTCAAAAATTCTTGAGAAAAAGAACTATTTTATAAATGATATTGTTGATAATGCAAAAGATATTTTAATGTTAGATGATAATTTAGTTATTGAAAAATATCAAAATATAAAACTAGAGATAAATTACAAACTCTTTTCAATTGCTGTTAAAAATCTAATTGATAATGCAATTAAATATTCAGATGATAAAAAAGTGATGATAAGTAATGAAGATGAAAATTTAATATTTGAAAATAGTGGAAAACCTTTGGAATATAGTTTGGAAAGTTATTATGAACCATTTTTTGCAAATGAAGATAAACAGAAAAATTCATTTGGTTTAGGACTTTATATTGTAAGTAATATTTTAAGAGCAAACAACTATCACCTTGAATATGAATATAAAGATAATAAAAATATTTTCAAATGCATAAAGGAAAAAAAATAG
- the mfd gene encoding transcription-repair coupling factor: MNSIYEFLKNLQEQNSLKKCQLLVVNDDLQAQMASDIVSFLGFKPFVLSDFRANFGDDLLSFSTELQEITKVLNEYYSYKKEDKILISPLRTISFPLPKEKCFDSFEISFADTINIEELKSKLYNWGYYFVDIVTSEAEASIRGDIIDICPLGSDSGYRISLFDDEVESIRKFDIEDQKSSKEEIDSFKITPAFLALDEQTLEEINEQIEKVESDAFIKDIHSLGFWYLGELGEYLPQKLNSFISQEALDELDEAYVFEEKRVNKDKFLTLPQIYKAKEYQEIAPANIKEFLTFHEGKKVTIISSTEAKVKAFDLDLTNKEINYVFDSFIINVVGNSEVVISLNKEIKKRRKKRIKLVIDELQNGDFVVHEKHGIGQYQGIEPVVVMGAKRDFVVITYAGNDKLLLPVENIDSIDRYVADGNSYAVVDKLGRGSFAKLKEKVKEKLFAIANDIIKIAAARELVNGIKINTDKKILNDFVLTSGFEYTKDQTRSIREIYEDLSSGRVMDRLLSGDVGFGKTEVAMNAILATVLDGYQAIFVCPTTLLASQHFLSMRKRFESFGVKMAKLDGKTSAKEKTSIKNALLNGELQLVVGTHSLLGIKTKNLALVIIDEEHKFGVKQKEKLKELREDVHIFSMSATPIPRTLNLALSKLKGMSSLLTPPKERLGVRTYVKEYSDKLIKEIVLREKRRGGQLFYVHNNIASIEAKKADILELLPNIKVEIIHSKIKPEEAEKIIERFDNKEFDILLATSIVESGLHLPNANSIIIDGADRFGIADLHQLRGRVGRSDKEGFCYYVVEDKKKITNDAIKRLVALESNSYLGSGTALAHQDLEIRGGGNIIGEAQSGHIKQIGYGLYLKMLEDALATLSGELKEQSKTVDIKLAISAYISSDYIYEDRVRLELYRRLSKCQNRDEVYIIEEEMEDRFGKPDTPTKQFLELIIIKILALSKGIKTISSYEMNITFTKADDTKETIKSPSKDDDDIISTTLQYLRK, encoded by the coding sequence GTGAATAGTATTTATGAATTTTTAAAAAATTTACAAGAGCAAAATAGTTTAAAAAAGTGTCAACTTCTTGTTGTAAATGATGATCTTCAAGCTCAAATGGCTTCAGATATTGTCTCTTTTTTAGGTTTTAAACCTTTTGTTCTAAGTGATTTTAGAGCAAACTTTGGAGATGATTTACTCTCTTTTTCAACTGAACTTCAAGAGATAACAAAAGTTTTAAATGAGTATTACTCATATAAAAAAGAGGATAAAATTTTAATCTCTCCACTTAGAACAATCTCTTTTCCTTTGCCAAAAGAGAAATGTTTTGACTCTTTTGAAATCTCTTTTGCAGATACAATAAATATTGAAGAGTTAAAATCAAAACTATACAACTGGGGATATTACTTTGTAGATATTGTAACCTCTGAAGCAGAAGCCTCTATTAGAGGAGATATTATTGATATTTGTCCATTAGGCAGTGATAGTGGATATAGAATCTCACTCTTTGATGATGAAGTTGAAAGTATTAGAAAGTTTGATATAGAAGACCAAAAATCTTCTAAAGAGGAGATAGATTCTTTTAAAATAACCCCAGCTTTTTTAGCTTTAGATGAACAAACACTTGAAGAGATAAATGAACAAATAGAAAAAGTAGAATCTGATGCTTTTATCAAAGATATTCACTCTTTGGGATTTTGGTATTTAGGTGAGCTTGGAGAGTATCTTCCTCAAAAACTAAACTCTTTTATAAGCCAAGAAGCCTTAGATGAGTTAGATGAAGCTTATGTTTTTGAAGAGAAAAGAGTAAATAAAGATAAGTTTTTAACCCTTCCTCAAATATACAAAGCTAAAGAGTATCAAGAGATTGCACCAGCAAATATAAAAGAGTTTTTAACTTTCCATGAAGGTAAAAAAGTAACTATTATCTCATCCACTGAAGCCAAAGTAAAAGCCTTTGATTTGGATCTAACAAATAAAGAGATCAACTATGTTTTTGATTCATTTATTATAAATGTTGTTGGAAATAGTGAAGTTGTTATCTCTTTAAATAAAGAGATAAAAAAGAGAAGAAAAAAGAGAATTAAACTTGTAATTGATGAGCTTCAAAATGGTGATTTTGTTGTCCATGAAAAACATGGTATTGGTCAATATCAAGGAATAGAGCCTGTTGTTGTAATGGGAGCAAAAAGGGATTTTGTTGTAATTACTTATGCAGGAAATGACAAACTTCTTTTGCCTGTTGAAAACATAGATTCCATAGATAGATATGTTGCCGATGGAAACTCTTATGCTGTTGTTGATAAACTAGGGCGTGGAAGTTTTGCAAAACTAAAAGAGAAAGTAAAAGAGAAACTCTTTGCAATTGCTAATGATATTATAAAAATAGCAGCAGCAAGAGAGCTTGTAAATGGTATAAAAATTAATACAGATAAAAAAATCTTAAACGACTTTGTTCTTACTTCTGGTTTTGAATATACAAAAGATCAAACTAGAAGTATAAGAGAAATCTATGAAGATTTAAGCTCTGGAAGAGTTATGGATAGACTTTTAAGTGGTGATGTTGGTTTTGGTAAAACAGAAGTTGCCATGAATGCAATACTTGCAACAGTTTTAGATGGATATCAAGCTATTTTTGTTTGTCCAACTACACTTTTGGCTTCACAACACTTTTTAAGTATGAGAAAAAGATTTGAAAGTTTTGGTGTAAAAATGGCAAAACTAGATGGTAAAACATCTGCAAAAGAGAAAACCTCTATTAAAAATGCTCTTTTAAATGGGGAGTTGCAACTTGTTGTTGGAACTCACTCTTTACTTGGAATCAAAACAAAAAATCTTGCCCTTGTAATAATAGATGAAGAGCACAAGTTTGGTGTAAAACAAAAAGAGAAACTAAAAGAGTTAAGGGAAGATGTACATATTTTCTCTATGAGCGCAACGCCAATCCCAAGAACTCTAAATCTTGCTTTATCTAAACTAAAAGGTATGAGTTCACTTTTAACTCCTCCAAAAGAGAGATTAGGAGTGCGAACTTATGTAAAAGAGTATAGTGACAAACTTATCAAAGAGATTGTTTTAAGGGAAAAAAGAAGAGGAGGACAACTCTTTTATGTTCATAATAATATTGCTTCAATAGAGGCAAAAAAAGCTGATATTTTAGAACTATTGCCAAATATAAAAGTAGAGATAATTCACTCAAAAATAAAACCAGAAGAGGCTGAAAAGATAATAGAAAGATTTGATAATAAAGAGTTTGATATTTTATTGGCAACCTCTATTGTTGAGTCAGGACTTCATCTTCCAAATGCAAACTCTATTATAATAGATGGAGCTGATAGATTTGGTATTGCAGATCTACATCAGCTTCGAGGAAGAGTTGGAAGAAGTGACAAAGAAGGGTTTTGTTATTATGTGGTTGAAGATAAAAAGAAAATCACAAATGATGCAATCAAAAGACTTGTAGCACTAGAATCAAACTCATATTTAGGAAGTGGAACGGCTCTTGCTCACCAAGATTTAGAGATAAGAGGTGGGGGAAATATCATAGGTGAAGCCCAAAGTGGACATATTAAACAAATAGGTTATGGTCTTTATTTAAAAATGCTTGAAGATGCTTTGGCAACTTTAAGTGGAGAGCTAAAAGAGCAGAGTAAAACTGTTGATATAAAACTTGCTATTTCAGCCTATATTAGCAGTGATTATATTTATGAAGATAGAGTAAGGCTTGAATTATACAGAAGACTCTCTAAATGTCAAAATAGAGATGAGGTTTATATAATAGAAGAGGAGATGGAGGATAGATTTGGTAAACCAGATACTCCAACTAAACAATTTTTAGAGTTAATTATTATAAAAATACTAGCTTTATCAAAAGGAATTAAAACAATTAGTTCTTATGAGATGAATATTACTTTTACAAAAGCTGATGATACAAAAGAGACCATAAAATCGCCATCAAAAGATGATGATGACATAATATCAACTACTTTACAATATTTAAGAAAATAG